The Desulfoplanes formicivorans genomic sequence CTCAAACCGGGACGTTCAGGACGTCGGGTAAACGGCAGTCTCAAATCAACCGGACATTCCATGGCCGACAAAACTTTTGTAACATCCGGGATACGTTCATGTTTGAGACGGTAGTGGAGTTGCCCCTCCTGAATACCGCCATCAGGAAGGCCGCCATGATGTCCGGCAATGATATATGACATGAGAAGCCCCAGTTTACCACACAGCTCCTGACTGAGTCGTGCACCAAAAATGGAATGATTGACGCGAATAGGCTGACCTTCAAGACGTCGCTGGAACGCATGGGTGGCTTTGCCCGCATCGTGCAGCAACCCCGCCGTTCTCCCCCACTCTCCAGCACCAAACACCTCTGCAAAGGATGCAGCCAGAGCAGCCACATTTTGAAGGTGCTCTTCAAGCCTCTGCCAGTCAGATTTATCCGGGTTGTCCGATGAATGCGCATAATATTTCATGACAATCGTACGCCCCTTTTTGAGATATTCACATCATCCCCATGCCTTTCGTACATTCGTTTGCCCGCTTCCCTGATACAGAGAGGATCTAGATTACCTGGAAGTATGTCAGAACTCCTCACGGTTTAGAGGGCTCCGAGAGAAGAAACAACAAGGAATACGAAATTTTCGATTAAAGGTTCCATCATGTTAGCAGGTTAAAAAGAGGATTCAAGATATTTTTTTGTAATACATTTTGAGGATCGCTGGGAATCAGCGCTCCGTCAGGCTGTTCCGGCCGTCTCTCACAACGTTGACCATGTGAAGGATGCAACAAGGGGAACAAAACAGAGGCAAACAGGGGTATCCGAATCTTTCCAACCTCTGTTATTGACAGGGTCAATCTTGGTGGATAAGACTTTGTGAAATTTTTCTAAAGGAGGTTATCGCATTGAATATCTTGATTTTCGGACCCAACGGCAGCGGCAAGGGGACCCAGGGTTCCCTAGTAAAAAAGAAATACGATCTGGCTCATATTGAATCCGGAGCCATTTTTCGTCAGCACATTGGTCAGGGCACTGACCTGGGTAAAAAGGCCAAGGCATATATCGACAAGGGCGAACTTGTTCCCGACGAGATCACCATCCCCATGGTTCTGGAAACCCTGCAGGAAAAAGGCGCCAACGGCTGGCTCCTGGACGGTTTTCCCCGCAACAAGGTCCAGGCTGAAAAGCTTTGGGACGCCCTGCAGGAAGCCGGTGCCAAGCTGGACTATGTCATTGAGATCCTCCTTCCCCGCGAAGTGGCCAAGAACCGCATCATGGGCCGTCGTCTCTGCGTGAACGACAACAACCATCCCAACAATATCTACATTGACGCCATCAAGCCCGATGGAGACAAATGTCGTGTCTGCGGCGGCGACCTCAAGAGCCGTGCCGACGACCAGGACGAAGATGCCATCAACAAGCGTCATGACATCTACTACAACACCGAAGACGGAACCCTGGCTGCCGCCTATTTTTACAAGGATCTGGCTCCCAAGGCCGGTTTCAAGTACATTGAGCTGGACGGCGAAGGCACCATCGACGCCATCAAGGAAACCCTCATTTCCCAGCTGGACTAGTTGGTTTGCACCCGGATTGATCTACGGTTTACAAATGAAAAAGGGCGGAGTATCCGCCCTTTTTCATTTGCTCTCTTTTGGCAACCCGCCCAGACTTTTCACCCGGATGACCATGCCTACCCTTAACATCGGAAAAATCGATTATCTCAATGTCTGGCCCATGTTCCAGCTCCTTGAACACCCGGAGGACGGACATTTTGATCATACCCTGGTGCCGGGGCATCCCTCGTTTCTCAACGAGCTTCTGGCCCGGGGCGAGATTGACGTATCCCCGTCATCGGCTTTCGAATACCTGCTCCATGCCGAACAGTACCAGATCCTGCCGGGACTGAGCATCAGCTCCGATGGCCCTGTGCAGAGCGTGCTTCTGGTCAGCCCGGTGCCCCGGGAAGATCTCCCTTCATTCCTGGCCCACCACCACAACCGGGTGAATGTAACCGGTGCCTCGGCAACATCCGTGGCCCTCCTCAAGGTACTCTGGTCCCTGGCCTGGGGGTTTGACCAACCCCAATGGCAGGTCGTGGAACCCGGAGAAGGCCTCGGCCTGGGACTGCCCTTTCTGGAAATCGGCGACCGGGCCCTGCGCATCCATGCCGACCGACCCAGGGGATGGCATATCACGGATCTGGGCGAGGCCTGGAAACAATGGACCGGACTCCCCTTTGTCTTTGCCCTGTGGATCGTGCGCAAGAACCTGTTCCCTGAACGGCAGGCCATGCTCACCACCCTGGCCGCGCGCCTTCTCGACATCAAAAAGCAGGTGCCAGACCACCTGGAACACCTTTTGGATCAAGCCCGCAATAAGGGATTTTCCCGCGAGGTGCTGCGCCGATACTGGCAGATCATGAGCTATGAACTGGGAGAACAGGAACAGGCAAGCCTGGCCCTGTATGCCCACTTGTGCACACGCCTGGGCCTTTTGCCCGGTTGTCCGGCATTAAATAAGTGCACTTGAGTGCACTTAAGTACTCAGTACACAGTACACAGTGCACTTTAGTGCACAGTGCGCAGAACGCAGTGCGCAGTTTTTATTTTCGGTAAGGGGAGAATATCTGCCGCATTGCGTTCATCATTTCCGACCACGCCAACGTGAAATTTCAAATCCTTCCTGATGATTCCGTTATCCGGAACAGATAGTCCCGGAGCGCAGGCACCGAATGGACTCTCTACTGAACTCCTCTGTGTACTGCGTTCTGCGCACTGTGCACTTATGTTTTCTGTGCCCTGCGCACTGTGTACTGCGCACTTTCTTTTTTTTACGCCTCCGCCTTGGCAATATCCTCGTCCTTGCCAAGAACCACCAGCAGCTCCCCCTTGTTAAGGGGTCGTCGGGCATCCGGGATGAAATCCGGTTCCCGCTTTCCCACCCGCTTCACGGCAACCACCTGAATCTTGAGGGTGTTGGTCAGGTTCAGCTCAATGAGATTCTTGCCGGCCCACTTGTCCACCTCAAGTTCCCGCAAAACCACATCCTTGCCCAGTGACAGGGAATCCAGAAATCCCGGGTCAACCAGCTTGCGGGCCAGTTCCTCGGCAGCCACGCGCTCGGGAAAGATGACATGCTTGATGCCGATGCGCTTGAGGATCTTTTCATGATCCTCGCTCACCGCCTTGACCCAGACATCCTTGGCCCCCAGTTCCTTGAGATGCAGGGCAATGAGAATGCTCGCCTCCATGGACTGGCCAACGCTCACCACCACCTGGGCCAGATCTGCAATGCCCAGCTGCTCCAGGGCGATGCTGTCGGAGGCATTGGCCGTGTACACCTGGGTCAGGGTTTCCTGGGCCGCCTGCACCTTGGCCGGATCCGAGTCAACGCCAATGACCCGGTGGCCCATGTCCACCAGGGACGACCCCAAAAAAAAGCCGAACTTGCCCAAGCCGATAATGCCTATTTCCATGACGATCACCTGCACCAGTACGATCAGTAAAGAATCAGAAAAGCCCCTTTGTCCCGGGGATACCAACCATGTGCCCCCCCTTTTACCCGATGAGCATGTCCCGTTCGGGCCAGGCAAACCGTTCCCTGGTCTGCCATCCCTGCAAAAAGGCCAGAAAGGCAATGGGGCCGAGCCGGCCCACGAACATGAGCACAATGATCACGCCCTTGCCTATGGGGGTGAGATGTGGGGTGAGTCCGGTACTCAGCCCCACCGTGCCAAAAGCGGACACCACTTCAAAAAGAATTTCCACGATCTGCCCGCGAACCCGCAGGTGTGCCAGTTCCCTGCCTTCGCTCACCGACAGGATCACCGTGGCCGTGAGCACCGTGACAACAGCCAGGATGATGAGAACAAGGGCCTTGTTCACGGATTTTTCTTCCAGGGCATACCCGTTGATGACCACCTGTCTGCGTCCGAGAAGCTGGGCCCAGGCAAAGGCAATGGTTGTCCTGAAGGTGGTGGTCTTGATGCCTCCGGCGCAGGATCCTGGCGACCCGCCAATGAGCATGAGGGGAAGCATGATCACCAGGGCGATATTGGTCATGCCCGCGATGTTGACCGTGTTGAACCCGGCTGTGCGCGCGGTCACCGACTGGAACAGGGCGGACAGCACCTGGGTTCCCAGGTGGTCCGTACTGCCGAATCCCCCATGCCATTCGGCCAGGAAGATGACCACCCAGCCGGCCAGGATGAGGAACAGGGAGGTCTTGATCACAATGCCCGTCTGCCAGGCAAGACGCTTGCGGGACCGGCTGCCGGAAACCAGGCGGGATCGCATGGTGCGCAGCATGTCGATGAGCACGGAAAACCCGAGCCCCCCGAGGATGATCAATCCCATGATCACCCCGTTGACCCCCACATGGGACCGCCAGGGCATGAGGCTGGCATCAAACAGGGAAAACCCGGCATTGCAAAAGGCGGACACCGCGTGAAACAGGGCTGAAAACGGGGCAAACCCCCGGGGATCACAGGCAAAGAGCAGGATGGCGCCAGCGGCCTCGATACTGAAGCAGAGGACAACGATCTGCACCAGAAAACGGCCGAGATTGAAGGAGGGATCGTGGAGCAGGGACTGACCCACGGCCAGGCGATCCGTGATGCTCACCCGCTTGCGCCAGAGGTAGAAAACCAGGCTGGTATAGGTCATGATGCCCAGTCCGCCCAGCTGGATGAGACAGAGGATCACGGTCTGGCCCAGGGCGGAAAACCCGTTTGTGGGAACAACCGCCAATCCGGTCACGCAGGTGGCTGATGTGGCCGTGAACAAGGCGCTCAGCCACGAGATGGAACCCGGTTGGGCCCAGCTGGCTTCCAGATGCAACAGCACCGTTCCCACGAGAATCGTCACCGCAAAAACATAGATGGGAAGGCCAAAGGGGGTTATCAGGCGTTGTTTCATAGTCAAAGAGCCTGTGCAAAAGATCAGGAAAACCCTTCACGGAACCGTTGGTCAAGGCCTGTGGCCATCAGCACCCACCGCTTCGGAAGAAGTCATGAACATGTCGTGATGCCGCATGGTTGCACCACATTGAACCTTTCATGTCTAGTCAATGGAATGTAAAAAGGCAATAAAAAAGCCCGGCACCATGGTGCCGGGCTTTTTTATGGAACAGATCTGATACCGGGAGCAATTAGCCGAGAGCGCTGACAGCCTTGCTCAACCGGGAAATCTTGCGGGCGGCCGTACGCCAGTGAACAACATTCTTGGACGCAGCCCTGTCCAGTACGGACGTGGCCTGCTGCAAGGCCTGCTGGGCCTTGTCCTTGTCGTTATTCTCAATGGCCAGACGAACAGCCTTGACGCTGTGCTTGATCCTGGTCTTGGTCATTCTGTTACGATTGCGGGCCTTGATGCTCTGACGATGCCTCTTGAGTGCGGACTTGTGGTTAGCCAACAGTAAATCCTCCTAACTATATTGAAGTAACCGGGTTGACCCGGTCCCGGAATGTACACCACCTGCTTGGAAAAAGGAGTATCTAGGCAAGAGGCCGGTTCCTTGTCAAGCAGATTTTTGCCAAGGAAGAGGAAACAAGCCTGGAACCAGAAGACAATACGCCGGGTTGTTCTGCCCTGCCCGCGTTTTCCGGCCCCTGTTCCTCTCCCACACTATCCTGCGCTTTGAGCCCTACACCTGCAAGGCGGAAAAGTCAGCCAGACGGCTGAGGCGGCGAACCAGTTCATGGAGCATGTTCAGCCGGTTGGATCGCAGGTCAACGTCATCGCACATGACCATGACGGTATCGAAAAACCCGTCCACAACCGGCCGCAGGGTCCACAGCTCGTTGAGCAGACCGGCAAAGTCGTCCCTGCTCCACAACTCGTCCCATGTCTGGCGGGTTGCTTCCAGATGGGCATGAAGCTGTTTTTCCGCATCCTCCACCAGCAGATCGGGATCAACCCGGCCGGTAAAGGTCACCCCGGATTCCTCACCCTGTTTGCGGATGATGTTGTCGGCCCGCTTGAAGGTCAGGACAGCCTGATCAAAATCCTTTTCTCGGGCAAAGGCGGCCAGGGCCTTGATGCGTTTTTCCAGGGCCACCAGATCGTTGATGCCGGCATGGATGGCCGCATCCACCACGCGGGTGGGATATCCCTGGCCTCCCCAGAAATTGCGCAGCCGCTGGGCAAAAAAATCCATGAGCAGATCCAGGGTTTGGGCAGGAGGTGTTTTCCAGTCCACCCCTTCATACCCTTCCAGGGCCTGCTGCAGGAGCCTGGCAATATCCGTTCTCAGGCCGTGTTCCAGAATGATGCGGCAGACACCCAGGGTGCACCGGCGCAGGGCAAAAGGGTCGGCAGCCCCGGTGGGAATCTTGCCGATACCAAAACATCCGGCAAGGGTATCCAGCTTGTCGGCCAGGGCCAGGATGGCCCCGCCAAGGGTTTCAGGACACGGGCTGTCCTGGCCGCTGGGAAGGTACTGCTCGGCCAGGGCCTCGGCAACCACCGGGGTTTCTCCCTTTTTGGCGGCATAAATGCCGCCCATGATGCCCTGAAGGTCGTCAAACTCGTAGACCATTTCCGAAACAAGGTCTGCCTTGGCCAGCCTGCCGGCCCGCTGCAGATCCTGGACATGTTCGGGCGCGAAATCCGCGGCCATGATCCCGGCCAGCCGGGCCAGTCTGCGGGACTTGTCCCCCATGGAGCCAAGGGGTCCCAGAAAGGTGACCTGTTCCAGCTTGTCCAGCCAGGTGTCAAACGGCGTGTCCGCATCGGCCTTCCAGAAAAACATGGCGTCTTCGAGCCGGGCCTTGAGCACACGCTCCCACCCTTTTCTGACCACGTCCACGGAATTGGGCTCCAGGTTGATCACGGTGAGAAAACGGGGAAGCAGACGTCCGTCGGACCCATGAACCCCGAAACTTTTCTGATGCACTTCCATGCTTGTCAGCAGAACCTCGGCGGGCAGCTCCAGATAGGTCTCGTCAAAATGACCGAGCACGGGCACGGGGTATTCCACCAGATTGGCCACATGGTGGATGAGCCCCTTGTTCCAGGCAATGCTCCCCCCTATTTCCCGGGCCAGCTCATCACCCCGGGCAACAATCATGTTCACGCGGTCTTCATGGGCAAGAACCACCCTGCCCTGGTCGTGAATCACCTGTTCATAGGCCTGGGCATCCTCGACCACAAAAGGGCCGGGTCCCAAAACGCGGTGACCGTGGGTGGTGTTGCCGGACGTAAGACCGGCCAGGGAAAAGGGCACGATCTCCCTGTCCAGCAGGGCCAGCAGCCAGCGCAGGGGACGACCGAACCCGAACCTGGACCCTTCCCAGTGCATCTTCTTGGGAAAGGGAAGATGGGCGATCAGGTCCTGACAGATTTCCCCGAGTATGCGCGCGGCAGGTTCGCCGCCCACCACCTTGTTGACGGCCAGGTATTCGCCCTTGCCCGTATCCGTGACAAACACGTCCTTCAAGTCCACCTTCTGGGACCGGGCAAACCCCAGGCCGGCCTTGGTGGGCTGGCCCTGATCATCAAAGGCGATGCGGGCCGGGGGACCCGTGACCACGATCTCTTCCTTCTCCTGCACCTCGGCCATGTCCGTACACGTGAGCACCAGCCTGCGGGGCGTGGAAAGGGTGGTGATGGAACCATGGGCCAGTTTGGCCTCGGTCAGGCGCTCGGCAAATCCCTCGTGCAGGGCCTTGTCCAAAAGGGGCAGGAACCTGGCCGGCATTTCTTCCGTGCCGATTTCCAAAACAAAATGGGCCATATCTCGTAAACCTCGTTCGTTCAAAAATTATGCGTAATGCCTGAGCAGGGGGTGCCCCATGTCCTCACGGGTCCGGGTATAGACCCGGGCAATGGCAGCGGCCAGTTTTCTGACCCGGGCGATGTAGTTGGCACGCTCGGTAATGGATATGGCCCCCCTGGCATCCAGAAGATTGAAGACGTGGGAACACTTGAGGCAATGATCATAGGCAGGCAGGGCCAGACCGAGTTCGCAGACCCGGCGACTTTCCTTTTCGCTGGCCTCGAACAGGGCAAAGAGCATATCCTGATCACTCTCGTCAAAATTGTACCGGGACTGTTCCACCTCGTTCTGGTGGTACACATCCCCGTAGGTCACGGTGTCGTTCCACATGATATCGTACACGGATTCCTTTTCCTGCAGGTACATGCACAACCGTTCCATGCCATAGGTCAGTTCCACGGTGATGGGTTCCAGCTCCAGACCGCCCACCTGCTGGAAATAGGTGAACTGGCTGATTTCCATGCCGTTGAGCCAGACCTCCCAGCCCAGGCCCCAGGCCCCAAGGGTGGGGGATTCCCAGTCGTCTTCCACAAACCGGATATCG encodes the following:
- a CDS encoding adenylate kinase yields the protein MNILIFGPNGSGKGTQGSLVKKKYDLAHIESGAIFRQHIGQGTDLGKKAKAYIDKGELVPDEITIPMVLETLQEKGANGWLLDGFPRNKVQAEKLWDALQEAGAKLDYVIEILLPREVAKNRIMGRRLCVNDNNHPNNIYIDAIKPDGDKCRVCGGDLKSRADDQDEDAINKRHDIYYNTEDGTLAAAYFYKDLAPKAGFKYIELDGEGTIDAIKETLISQLD
- a CDS encoding menaquinone biosynthetic enzyme MqnA/MqnD family protein, coding for MPTLNIGKIDYLNVWPMFQLLEHPEDGHFDHTLVPGHPSFLNELLARGEIDVSPSSAFEYLLHAEQYQILPGLSISSDGPVQSVLLVSPVPREDLPSFLAHHHNRVNVTGASATSVALLKVLWSLAWGFDQPQWQVVEPGEGLGLGLPFLEIGDRALRIHADRPRGWHITDLGEAWKQWTGLPFVFALWIVRKNLFPERQAMLTTLAARLLDIKKQVPDHLEHLLDQARNKGFSREVLRRYWQIMSYELGEQEQASLALYAHLCTRLGLLPGCPALNKCT
- a CDS encoding potassium channel family protein; amino-acid sequence: MEIGIIGLGKFGFFLGSSLVDMGHRVIGVDSDPAKVQAAQETLTQVYTANASDSIALEQLGIADLAQVVVSVGQSMEASILIALHLKELGAKDVWVKAVSEDHEKILKRIGIKHVIFPERVAAEELARKLVDPGFLDSLSLGKDVVLRELEVDKWAGKNLIELNLTNTLKIQVVAVKRVGKREPDFIPDARRPLNKGELLVVLGKDEDIAKAEA
- a CDS encoding TrkH family potassium uptake protein, which gives rise to MKQRLITPFGLPIYVFAVTILVGTVLLHLEASWAQPGSISWLSALFTATSATCVTGLAVVPTNGFSALGQTVILCLIQLGGLGIMTYTSLVFYLWRKRVSITDRLAVGQSLLHDPSFNLGRFLVQIVVLCFSIEAAGAILLFACDPRGFAPFSALFHAVSAFCNAGFSLFDASLMPWRSHVGVNGVIMGLIILGGLGFSVLIDMLRTMRSRLVSGSRSRKRLAWQTGIVIKTSLFLILAGWVVIFLAEWHGGFGSTDHLGTQVLSALFQSVTARTAGFNTVNIAGMTNIALVIMLPLMLIGGSPGSCAGGIKTTTFRTTIAFAWAQLLGRRQVVINGYALEEKSVNKALVLIILAVVTVLTATVILSVSEGRELAHLRVRGQIVEILFEVVSAFGTVGLSTGLTPHLTPIGKGVIIVLMFVGRLGPIAFLAFLQGWQTRERFAWPERDMLIG
- the rpsT gene encoding 30S ribosomal protein S20; the encoded protein is MANHKSALKRHRQSIKARNRNRMTKTRIKHSVKAVRLAIENNDKDKAQQALQQATSVLDRAASKNVVHWRTAARKISRLSKAVSALG
- the glyS gene encoding glycine--tRNA ligase subunit beta; protein product: MAHFVLEIGTEEMPARFLPLLDKALHEGFAERLTEAKLAHGSITTLSTPRRLVLTCTDMAEVQEKEEIVVTGPPARIAFDDQGQPTKAGLGFARSQKVDLKDVFVTDTGKGEYLAVNKVVGGEPAARILGEICQDLIAHLPFPKKMHWEGSRFGFGRPLRWLLALLDREIVPFSLAGLTSGNTTHGHRVLGPGPFVVEDAQAYEQVIHDQGRVVLAHEDRVNMIVARGDELAREIGGSIAWNKGLIHHVANLVEYPVPVLGHFDETYLELPAEVLLTSMEVHQKSFGVHGSDGRLLPRFLTVINLEPNSVDVVRKGWERVLKARLEDAMFFWKADADTPFDTWLDKLEQVTFLGPLGSMGDKSRRLARLAGIMAADFAPEHVQDLQRAGRLAKADLVSEMVYEFDDLQGIMGGIYAAKKGETPVVAEALAEQYLPSGQDSPCPETLGGAILALADKLDTLAGCFGIGKIPTGAADPFALRRCTLGVCRIILEHGLRTDIARLLQQALEGYEGVDWKTPPAQTLDLLMDFFAQRLRNFWGGQGYPTRVVDAAIHAGINDLVALEKRIKALAAFAREKDFDQAVLTFKRADNIIRKQGEESGVTFTGRVDPDLLVEDAEKQLHAHLEATRQTWDELWSRDDFAGLLNELWTLRPVVDGFFDTVMVMCDDVDLRSNRLNMLHELVRRLSRLADFSALQV
- a CDS encoding glycine--tRNA ligase subunit alpha translates to MNFQDVIFNLQTFWADYGCVIQQPYDIETGAGTFNPATFFRVLGPEPWKAAYVEPSRRPTDGRYGENPNRMQHFYQFQVVLKPAPANVQDLYLQSLGVLGIDAHKHDIRFVEDDWESPTLGAWGLGWEVWLNGMEISQFTYFQQVGGLELEPITVELTYGMERLCMYLQEKESVYDIMWNDTVTYGDVYHQNEVEQSRYNFDESDQDMLFALFEASEKESRRVCELGLALPAYDHCLKCSHVFNLLDARGAISITERANYIARVRKLAAAIARVYTRTREDMGHPLLRHYA